In the genome of Podarcis raffonei isolate rPodRaf1 chromosome 17, rPodRaf1.pri, whole genome shotgun sequence, one region contains:
- the CCNQ gene encoding cyclin-Q isoform X2, with translation MNPASAELWALWNTPTFMDSAGLSEAGQVAADARTHFKVCRFIMEAGVKLGLRSVPIATACTIYHRFFMEVPLEPYDPYLVAMAALYLAGKVEEQHLRTRDIINVSHRYLHPRSDPLELDMHFWELRDSIVQCELLMLRVLCFRVSFQHPHKYLLHYLLSLKHWMNRHSWDRTPVAVAAWALLRDSYHGPLCLQHPPQHIAASVLYLALQCYGVEVPADAEAERPWWQVFSEDLSKNVIDQIVLGLIQIYTLDTEIS, from the exons ATGAATCCTGCCTCTGCTGAACTGTGG GCTCTTTGGAACACACCAACATTCATGGATTCTGCTGGGTTGTCAGAGGCCGGTCAGGTAGCTGCCGATGCCAGGACACACTTCAAAGTCTGCAGGTTCATCATGGAGGCAG GTGTGAAGCTGGGCTTGCGCTCTGTCCCCATTGCCACAGCATGCACCATTTACCACCGGTTCTTTATGGAGGTGCCTCTGGAACCTTATGATCCCTACTTAGTAGCTATGGCTGCCCTTTACCTGGCGGGGAAGGTAGAAGAGCAGCACCTGCGGACAAGGGACATCATCAATGTCAGCCACAG GTACTTGCACCCACGAAGTGACCCCCTGGAACTGGACATGCATTTCTGGGAGCTGAGAGACAGCATTGTCCAGTGTGAGCTGCTCATGCTGCGGGTGCTGTGCTTCCGTGTCTCCTTCCAGCACCCCCATAAG TACCTTCTCCACTACTTGTTGTCCCTGAAGCACTGGATGAACCGGCACAGCTGGGATCGGACCCCAGTGGCCGTGGCAGCCTGGGCCTTGCTGCGGGACAGCTACCACGGGCCTCTGTGCCTGCAACACCCCCCTCAGCATATCGCTGCATCCGTCCTTTACCTGGCCCTGCAGTGTTACGGGGTGGAGGTGCCTGCTGATGCTGAAGCAGAGAGGCCTTGGTGGCAG GTGTTCAGCGAAGATCTCTCCAAGAATGTCATTGACCAGATTGTCTTGGGCTTGATCCAGATCTATACTCTGGATACAGAAATTTCTTAA
- the CCNQ gene encoding cyclin-Q isoform X3, with amino-acid sequence MDSAGLSEAGQVAADARTHFKVCRFIMEAGVKLGLRSVPIATACTIYHRFFMEVPLEPYDPYLVAMAALYLAGKVEEQHLRTRDIINVSHRYLHPRSDPLELDMHFWELRDSIVQCELLMLRVLCFRVSFQHPHKYLLHYLLSLKHWMNRHSWDRTPVAVAAWALLRDSYHGPLCLQHPPQHIAASVLYLALQCYGVEVPADAEAERPWWQVFSEDLSKNVIDQIVLGLIQIYTLDTEIS; translated from the exons ATGGATTCTGCTGGGTTGTCAGAGGCCGGTCAGGTAGCTGCCGATGCCAGGACACACTTCAAAGTCTGCAGGTTCATCATGGAGGCAG GTGTGAAGCTGGGCTTGCGCTCTGTCCCCATTGCCACAGCATGCACCATTTACCACCGGTTCTTTATGGAGGTGCCTCTGGAACCTTATGATCCCTACTTAGTAGCTATGGCTGCCCTTTACCTGGCGGGGAAGGTAGAAGAGCAGCACCTGCGGACAAGGGACATCATCAATGTCAGCCACAG GTACTTGCACCCACGAAGTGACCCCCTGGAACTGGACATGCATTTCTGGGAGCTGAGAGACAGCATTGTCCAGTGTGAGCTGCTCATGCTGCGGGTGCTGTGCTTCCGTGTCTCCTTCCAGCACCCCCATAAG TACCTTCTCCACTACTTGTTGTCCCTGAAGCACTGGATGAACCGGCACAGCTGGGATCGGACCCCAGTGGCCGTGGCAGCCTGGGCCTTGCTGCGGGACAGCTACCACGGGCCTCTGTGCCTGCAACACCCCCCTCAGCATATCGCTGCATCCGTCCTTTACCTGGCCCTGCAGTGTTACGGGGTGGAGGTGCCTGCTGATGCTGAAGCAGAGAGGCCTTGGTGGCAG GTGTTCAGCGAAGATCTCTCCAAGAATGTCATTGACCAGATTGTCTTGGGCTTGATCCAGATCTATACTCTGGATACAGAAATTTCTTAA